In Helianthus annuus cultivar XRQ/B chromosome 8, HanXRQr2.0-SUNRISE, whole genome shotgun sequence, a single genomic region encodes these proteins:
- the LOC110870320 gene encoding protein FAR1-RELATED SEQUENCE 5-like — protein sequence MASNTLADGGDDIEEGQKDFRPVDTLVEQPSDRWVWRVPSKRAGCQAAIRIKLTDAKKYLLYHFTEAHNHDFVHEEDLHLLKENRGINRAHEEMINKMSHLNIGPVRAFNIMKEVYGGFDKVGATKVDFKNFKKELNLFIGEFDAEMFVKRLMRKKEFLPNFSCEYETTDEGVLKYNMMFVPFTGIDNHNRNVTLGAAILGSETAETYSWLLRAIKNAYGYAPPVIVINQDPAMKRAIADVCPESRHRLCMWHIMDKLTTKVGAALCSNTDFRKRLSAVVWTDSLLPEAFEAEWAAILNDFGLIDHEWLTSKSENHFFGKISNTKCTLVEFLSHFDTAIEAQRHEHRKNDHDTRYTNPGEWNDFVLEKQAAQIYTRTIFLDVMIREEDVTVKFICNRFEQFRLLCSHIFCVLRLLDVREFPKQYILRCWTREAVPNSSPGSILTDGGDPDRSEEVNRCVREISHATEYVVNKLISKFDKLSDFRDHIKQFMSVADEAQINAPPKTRRNRFAELLGVAPESTATIRVPVGTRFKGCGSHKRLKSQKERAISQSGSKRRQCSLCKKYGHNRVTCWKYTVTVPEAGASRNVEGNEDTIREGDAATVVEGDGPGSNDADDEFYTSGNNADMDDEDMAE from the exons ATGGCTTCGAACACACTTGCTGATGGTGGAGATG ATATTGAG GAGGGTCAAAAAGACTTTCGACCGGTCGATACTTTAGTTGAACAGCCGTCTGATAGGTGGGTATGGAGGGTACCATCTAAAAGGGCCGGCTGCCAAGCTGCGATCAGAATAAAGCTTACCGATGCTAAGAAGTATTTGCTGTATCATTTTACAGAGGCGCACAACCATGATTTTGTGCATGAAGAAGATTTACATCTTCTCAAGGAAAACAGGGGTATTAATCGTGCACACGAAGAGATGATAAACAAGATGTCACATCTCAACATTGGTCCTGTTCGTGCATTTAACATTATGAAGGAAGTGTATGGTGGGTTCGACAAAGTCGGTGCGACCAAAGTCGattttaaaaatttcaagaaaGAATTAAATCTTTTTATCGGAGAGTTTGATGCGGAAATGTTTGTCAAGCGACTGATGAGGAAAAAGGAGTTTTTACCGAACTTCTCTTGTGAATATGAAACGACAGACGAAGGTGTGTTGAA GTATAACATGATGTTTGTCCCTTTCACTGGGATTGATAATCATAATAGGAACGTGACACTTGGTGCTGCAATTCTCGGTTCTGAAACGGCAGAGACGTATAGCTGGTTACTTAGGGCGATCAAGAACGCATATGGGTACGCGCCTCCCGTAATCGTTATTAACCAAGACCCTGCGATGAAAAGGGCTATAGCGGATGTTTGCCCTGAGTCGAGGCATCGGTTATGTATGTGGCATATCATGGATAAACTCACTACAAAG GTCGGGGCTGCCCTGTGTTCAAATACAGATTTCAGGAAAAGATTGTCTGCAGTTGTTTGGACTGATTCTCTATTGCCCGAAGCGTTTGAGGCTGAATGGGCAGCTATTTTAAATGATTTCGGTTTAATCGACCATGAATGGCTGAC GTCCAAAAGTGAGAATCACTTTTTTGGCAAGATTAGCAATACAAAGTGCACGTTGGTTGAATTTCTTAGCCACTTCGACACGGCTATTGAAGCGCAAAGGCACGAGCATCGAAAAAACGATCATGACACTCGATACACCAACCCTGGAGAGTGGAATGATTTTGTTCTCGAGAAGCAAGCAGCTCAGATATATACCAGAACTATATTTTTGGAT GTTATGATACGCGAGGAGGATGTTACTGTTAAGTTTATCTGCAACAGGTTTGAGCAGTTTAGATTGTTGTGCAGTCACATTTTCTGCGTGTTACGGCTTCTTGATGTAAGGGAGTTTCCGAAACAATATATATTGAGGTGTTGGACGCGTGAAGCTGTTCCAAATAGTTCCCCCGGGTCCATTCTTACGGATGGTGGAGATCCAGATCGTAGTGAGGAGGTTAACCGTTGTGTTCGTGAGATTAGTCACGCAACTGAGTATGTTGTGAACAAGTTGATTTCAAAATTTGATAAGTTGTCTGATTTTCGTGATCATATCAAGCAGTTTATGTCAGTCGCTGATGAAGCTCAAATAAATGCACCTCCCAAGACACGACGTAATCGATTTGCTGAATTGCTAGGAGTTGCTCCAGAGAGCACGGCCACTATCCGTGTTCCAGTTGGTACCAGGTTCAAGGGTTGTGGTTCTCATAAACGCCTTAAATCTCAAAAGGAGCGAGCCATAAGTCAGTCTGGAAGTAAACGTCGTCAATGTTCATTATGTAAAAAATACGGTCATAACAGAGTAACGTGTTGGAAATACACCGTGACTGTGCCTGAGGCAGGTGCTTCGCGGAATGTTGAAGGTAATGAAGATACAATTCGCGAAGGAGATGCTGCTACAGTTGTTGAAGGTGATGGTCCTGGATCGAACGATGCTGATGATGAGTTTTACACATCTGGAAACAATGCAGATATGGATGATGAGGACATGGCAGAGTAG
- the LOC110873387 gene encoding chitinase 2 gives MSNWKLFFTLIILHAHATQIFSQPILFSEYIGANFANVRFSDVPINPNIQFHFILSFAIDFTSGPSPKPTNGKFNVFWDTENLSPSQVLSIKRQHPNVKVALSIGGDSVSDKAVNFTAFSIDSWVSNAVSSLTSVIKQYHLDGIDIDYEHFHATPNIFAECIGRLVKSLKQNRVISFASIAPFDDGDVQRHYMALWRSYGRVFDYVNFQFYAYDRGTTVGQFLSHFNAQLSNYQGGKVLVSFSTDTSGGLKPENGFFTACERLRSQRKLNGIFVWSADNSKVNGFRHEREAQALLAKGQ, from the coding sequence ATGAGCAACTGGAAGCTTTTTTTCACTCTAATCATTCTTCATGCTCATGCCACTCAAATCTTTTCACAACCTATTCTCTTTAGTGAATACATAGGTGCCAACTTTGCAAATGTTAGGTTTTCTGATGTACCCATAAACCCTAATATCCAGTTCCATTTCATTCTCTCATTCGCTATCGACTTCACTTCTGGACCGTCCCCAAAACCAACAAACGGTAAGTTTAACGTGTTTTGGGACACCGAAAACCTCAGCCCATCTCAAGTTCTTTCGATCAAACGCCAACATCCGAATGTAAAAGTAGCTTTAAGCATTGGAGGTGATAGTGTGAGTGATAAGGCGGTTAACTTCACTGCTTTTTCGATCGATTCGTGGGTATCTAATGCTGTTTCTTCACTCACTAGTGTTATCAAACAGTATCATTTAGATGGAATCGATATCGACTATGAACATTTCCATGCTACACCTAACATCTTTGCAGAGTGCATAGGTCGGCTTGTGAAGAGTCTTAAACAAAACCGAGTCATTTCGTTTGCTTCAATCGCGCCGTTTGATGATGGTGATGTTCAGCGTCATTACATGGCGTTATGGAGGAGTTATGGGCGTGTTTTCGACTATGTTAACTTCCAGTTTTATGCATATGATAGGGGTACCACTGTGGGTCAGTTTCTGAGTCATTTTAATGCACAGTTGTCTAACTATCAAGGTGGTAAGGTGTTGGTTAGCTTTAGCACGGATACGAGTGGCGGTTTGAAGCCTGAAAATGGGTTCTTTACGGCCTGCGAGAGGCTCAGGAGCCAGCGGAAACTTAATGGTATCTTTGTTTGGTCTGCTGATAACTCGAAAGTGAATGGATTTAGGCATGAGAGGGAAGCACAGGCGTTGTTAGCTAAGGGTCAGTAG